The following are encoded together in the Pedobacter sp. D749 genome:
- the zwf gene encoding glucose-6-phosphate dehydrogenase has product MKTKTALNPTIFVIFGGTGDLNKRKLAPALYNLFIEGYMPDKFAIIGTGRTEFTDDSYKIALEEAVNEFSRSGKVKKDKWEDFAKTMNYCPTDFAQPKTFENLKGAVEKYQKEFGAGTQVIFYLAVAPNFFPIIAECLQKYKLTQDEDNSRIVIEKPFGHDLESAKELNALLSTIFTEKQIYRIDHYLGKETVQNMMAFRFANALFEPLWNRSYIDHVQISVTEQLGVGDRGGYYEGSGALRDMIQNHLLQLLCLVGMEAPINFDADEIRNRKVEVLRAMRPFSAEDIRFHTVRGQYSKGWVEGKEVPGYRQEKGVDPQSNTETFAAVKFHIDNWRWQGIPFYLRTGKRLNQTSSLITIQFRDVPHQIFSSAVTENWQQNRLVISIQPEMSIRMQVQAKRPGLDMVLNPVDMVFDYKGTYEGDTPEAYETLLLDTMMGDQTLFMRGDQVEAAWELVMPILNTWESKKSINFPNYPADSWGPEEAEALIARDGFHWFNLPLKNKE; this is encoded by the coding sequence ATGAAAACCAAAACCGCATTAAACCCTACCATTTTTGTAATATTTGGTGGAACAGGTGATTTAAATAAAAGAAAATTAGCACCTGCCCTATATAATTTATTTATAGAGGGTTACATGCCTGATAAGTTTGCTATTATTGGTACAGGAAGAACCGAATTTACTGATGATAGTTACAAAATTGCTTTAGAAGAGGCTGTTAACGAGTTTTCGCGAAGCGGAAAAGTAAAAAAAGATAAATGGGAAGATTTCGCAAAGACGATGAACTACTGTCCTACCGATTTTGCCCAGCCAAAAACTTTCGAAAACCTAAAAGGAGCTGTAGAAAAATATCAAAAAGAATTTGGAGCCGGAACACAGGTGATTTTCTACCTCGCAGTTGCGCCTAATTTCTTCCCGATTATTGCTGAATGTTTGCAGAAATATAAACTAACGCAAGATGAGGACAATAGCCGTATTGTTATCGAAAAACCTTTTGGCCATGATTTAGAATCGGCAAAAGAGCTTAATGCATTATTGAGCACTATTTTTACGGAAAAGCAGATCTACCGTATTGATCATTATCTCGGTAAAGAAACCGTACAAAACATGATGGCATTCCGTTTTGCCAATGCATTGTTCGAGCCGTTGTGGAACAGGTCTTATATCGATCACGTTCAGATTTCAGTAACAGAACAGTTAGGCGTGGGCGATCGGGGTGGGTATTATGAAGGCTCTGGTGCTTTGAGAGATATGATTCAGAATCACCTCCTGCAATTGCTTTGTTTGGTTGGAATGGAAGCGCCTATTAATTTTGATGCAGATGAAATCAGAAATCGTAAGGTTGAGGTTTTAAGAGCAATGCGTCCTTTTTCTGCAGAGGATATCCGTTTTCACACCGTTCGTGGTCAGTACAGCAAAGGCTGGGTTGAAGGCAAGGAAGTGCCAGGATACCGCCAGGAAAAAGGTGTTGATCCTCAATCAAATACCGAAACTTTTGCAGCAGTTAAATTCCATATTGATAACTGGAGATGGCAAGGTATTCCTTTCTATTTAAGAACAGGAAAACGCTTAAACCAAACTTCATCATTAATTACCATTCAGTTTAGAGATGTGCCACATCAGATTTTCTCTTCAGCGGTAACCGAAAACTGGCAACAAAACAGGTTGGTGATTAGCATACAGCCAGAAATGAGTATCCGCATGCAGGTTCAGGCCAAAAGACCTGGATTAGACATGGTTCTAAACCCGGTTGATATGGTATTTGATTATAAAGGAACTTACGAGGGTGATACCCCAGAAGCTTACGAAACCCTATTATTGGATACCATGATGGGCGATCAAACCTTGTTTATGCGTGGCGATCAGGTAGAAGCGGCATGGGAACTGGTGATGCCAATTTTAAATACATGGGAAAGCAAAAAATCGATCAACTTTCCTAACTATCCTGCCGATAGCTGGGGACCAGAAGAAGCTGAAGCACTTATTGCGAGAGATGGTTTCCACTGGTTTAACCTGCCATTGAAGAATAAAGAATAA
- a CDS encoding esterase family protein, whose protein sequence is MELLVFGHAGRAVIFFPTRMARFYDYENWGIIASLSAQLENGELQIFCVDSIDGESFYNDKVFPSVRIDRHLQYEKYILEEVLSLIYQKNDGNYVATAGCSMGAYHAINLAMKYPWLFKKAVGISGRYDLTDNIGDFKDLLNGFHDDKVYFNMPAQYIANLNDDKLLSAVREMEIILAVGETDPFLSGNQHLSSLLWEKGIPNQFHTWESNAHRPHYWRKMVPIYI, encoded by the coding sequence ATGGAGCTCCTTGTTTTTGGTCATGCCGGCAGGGCGGTTATCTTTTTTCCCACCCGTATGGCCAGGTTTTACGATTACGAAAACTGGGGAATCATAGCTTCTTTAAGTGCGCAGCTAGAAAATGGTGAACTTCAAATTTTCTGTGTGGACAGTATAGATGGAGAAAGCTTTTATAACGATAAAGTATTTCCATCGGTACGGATAGACAGGCATCTACAATATGAAAAATATATTCTCGAAGAAGTTTTATCGCTTATCTATCAGAAAAATGATGGCAATTACGTAGCAACTGCTGGCTGTAGCATGGGCGCTTACCATGCTATAAACCTGGCGATGAAATACCCCTGGTTATTTAAAAAAGCAGTTGGCATAAGTGGAAGATATGACCTTACAGACAATATCGGCGATTTCAAAGACCTACTGAACGGGTTTCATGACGACAAGGTTTATTTTAATATGCCAGCGCAGTATATTGCTAATCTTAACGATGATAAATTACTATCTGCAGTTAGAGAGATGGAAATAATTCTCGCTGTAGGTGAAACTGATCCTTTTTTAAGCGGAAACCAGCATCTTAGCAGTTTGTTGTGGGAAAAAGGTATACCCAACCAATTTCATACCTGGGAAAGTAATGCACACCGACCCCACTATTGGCGAAAAATGGTGCCTATTTACATTTAA
- a CDS encoding acyl-CoA desaturase encodes MKSKAKFPCLPGNTFYSEVRRRVNNDFKENNRSINANALMWFKAFLFLTIFLILYFSILLLNLHSAIILGLTILLGATCAFIGFNICHDAIHGSFSSAKRTNSFFSFLFNMVGASPYVWNITHNVVHHTYTNIPGHDEDIEVAPGLIRICAEDELKPHQRFQQWYAFPLYSLASLSWVFRKDYKKFFQKSVGACQNKHPKIEYFNLFFYKFLYYFIFIGLPILVMSISWWQVAIGFIVLHMAQGLTMGLVFQLAHVVEGTTFPTTNAEGNMEEVWAEHQMRTTANFATQSPISAFFLGGLNRQIEHHLFPKICHVHYGRISIIVKQTALEFGLPYHENSTFLSALRSHYRILKKMGRPETI; translated from the coding sequence ATGAAATCAAAAGCAAAATTCCCATGTTTACCAGGGAATACATTTTACTCGGAAGTTCGCCGCAGAGTAAATAATGACTTTAAAGAAAACAACAGAAGTATTAATGCCAATGCATTGATGTGGTTTAAAGCCTTTCTTTTCCTTACCATATTTCTGATACTTTACTTTTCAATACTCCTTTTAAACCTGCATAGCGCTATAATTTTAGGGCTCACCATTTTACTTGGCGCAACTTGTGCATTTATTGGTTTTAATATCTGCCACGACGCTATCCACGGTTCGTTTTCGAGTGCTAAACGCACCAATTCATTTTTTAGTTTTCTTTTTAATATGGTTGGGGCTAGTCCGTATGTATGGAACATTACGCACAATGTAGTGCACCATACTTATACCAATATCCCCGGTCATGATGAAGATATTGAAGTGGCACCGGGTTTAATCCGAATCTGCGCAGAGGATGAATTAAAACCCCATCAACGATTCCAGCAGTGGTATGCCTTTCCCCTTTATAGTCTGGCTTCGCTTTCCTGGGTGTTTCGTAAAGATTATAAAAAGTTTTTCCAGAAAAGCGTAGGTGCCTGCCAGAACAAGCATCCCAAGATTGAATACTTTAACCTCTTTTTCTACAAATTTCTTTATTATTTTATTTTTATTGGTTTGCCGATATTGGTGATGTCGATCTCATGGTGGCAGGTTGCAATCGGTTTCATCGTGTTGCACATGGCACAAGGATTAACCATGGGACTTGTTTTTCAACTGGCTCATGTGGTGGAAGGAACAACTTTTCCAACAACCAATGCAGAAGGCAATATGGAAGAGGTCTGGGCCGAACACCAAATGCGTACTACAGCTAATTTTGCAACCCAGTCCCCAATCTCAGCATTTTTTCTTGGAGGGTTGAACCGACAGATAGAACATCACCTTTTCCCTAAAATATGCCATGTACATTATGGCCGGATCTCCATAATTGTAAAACAAACTGCATTAGAATTTGGATTGCCTTATCACGAAAACTCCACTTTCCTTTCGGCACTCCGCTCCCATTACCGTATTTTAAAAAAAATGGGACGACCTGAAACAATTTAG
- a CDS encoding Na+/H+ antiporter yields MHQLIIQYAFLLAVILFVVMLAQKIRIAYPILLVIAGLALSFLPILQDIEIEPELIFVIFLPPLLYEAAWNTSWKDFWKWRRVISSFAFPIVIFTSTVVALISRSLIPGFTLALGFLLGGIISPPDAVSASAILKNVKVPKRLTTILEGESLLNDASSLVVFRFALAAVTTGSFVFSKAAGNFVVVIVMGSLIGIAVALVFYALHRWLPTTTNIDIILTFLTPYAMYMTAEEFHFSGVLAVVSGGLFLSARRDQILTHRSRLQSINVWEAVAFVLNGFVFLLIGLEFPVIINGLGENGLLPAIRYSAIICLVLILVRLASTYGALYFTRFISRYITTADPNPSWKAPLLFGWAGMRGVVSLAAALSIPVALKSGEAFPQRNLILFITFSVILVTLVLQGLTLPALIKWVDMPDPDYTIPFEQQKQMVRKKLSMLSLKILDEKYHDALENNDMIRSIKIRIEAEMELLRDWEKEENISRSEDFYHDYRIALEDIMAEQRILLKGLNKKEQINDELIREQLELLDLEEEKLRRHFSQRDI; encoded by the coding sequence ATGCACCAACTCATTATACAATACGCTTTTTTACTTGCAGTAATTCTTTTTGTGGTGATGCTCGCTCAAAAAATCCGCATCGCTTATCCCATTTTATTGGTCATCGCAGGTTTAGCCCTGAGTTTTTTGCCGATCCTTCAAGATATAGAAATAGAACCAGAACTCATTTTTGTAATCTTTTTACCACCTTTATTGTACGAAGCGGCCTGGAATACCTCATGGAAAGATTTTTGGAAGTGGCGTAGGGTAATCAGTAGTTTTGCTTTTCCCATTGTTATTTTTACCTCAACAGTTGTAGCCTTAATTTCACGTAGTTTAATTCCGGGCTTTACCTTGGCCCTGGGCTTTTTGTTAGGTGGAATCATTTCTCCGCCAGATGCAGTATCTGCATCGGCCATACTCAAAAATGTTAAGGTACCTAAGAGGCTCACTACTATTTTAGAGGGCGAAAGTTTATTGAATGATGCTTCCAGTTTGGTTGTATTTAGGTTTGCATTGGCGGCAGTAACGACGGGAAGTTTTGTCTTTAGCAAAGCTGCCGGCAATTTTGTAGTGGTTATTGTAATGGGGAGCTTGATTGGAATTGCGGTAGCCCTGGTTTTTTACGCTTTGCACCGATGGTTGCCAACCACCACCAATATCGATATTATCCTTACTTTTTTAACGCCTTACGCAATGTACATGACTGCAGAGGAATTCCATTTTTCTGGCGTATTGGCTGTTGTAAGTGGAGGTTTATTTCTTTCAGCCCGTCGGGATCAAATCCTTACTCATCGAAGCCGCTTGCAAAGCATTAACGTTTGGGAAGCCGTAGCTTTTGTATTGAATGGTTTTGTTTTCTTACTCATTGGTTTAGAATTTCCCGTTATTATCAATGGTTTAGGAGAAAACGGCCTTTTGCCTGCTATCCGTTATAGCGCCATTATTTGTTTGGTACTCATTCTGGTGCGATTGGCCAGCACCTATGGCGCCTTGTATTTTACACGTTTCATTAGCCGGTACATTACAACGGCCGATCCTAATCCAAGCTGGAAGGCACCCTTACTTTTTGGTTGGGCAGGTATGCGCGGTGTAGTTTCTCTGGCTGCTGCACTTTCTATCCCTGTTGCCTTGAAATCTGGTGAAGCTTTCCCTCAGCGCAACCTGATTTTGTTCATTACCTTTAGTGTAATATTGGTGACCTTGGTTTTACAGGGTTTAACATTGCCAGCACTCATTAAATGGGTAGATATGCCTGATCCGGATTATACCATACCTTTTGAACAGCAGAAGCAGATGGTGAGGAAAAAATTATCCATGTTATCACTAAAAATTCTTGACGAAAAATATCATGATGCTTTAGAAAATAACGATATGATCAGATCAATCAAAATCCGTATCGAGGCAGAGATGGAATTATTGAGGGATTGGGAAAAAGAAGAGAACATTTCAAGATCCGAAGACTTTTATCATGACTACCGCATTGCATTGGAAGATATTATGGCTGAACAGCGTATTTTGTTAAAAGGGCTAAATAAAAAAGAGCAGATTAATGATGAATTGATCAGAGAACAATTAGAGCTGCTCGATCTCGAAGAAGAAAAACTTCGCAGGCATTTTAGTCAGCGGGATATATAA
- a CDS encoding GDSL-type esterase/lipase family protein: MYWYEEEVKQLERAHRLDREHPGVVFYGSSSIRLWKSLEDDFDYMKVTNLGFGGSTLAACVWFFERIMIDYRPKALVVYAGDNDLGDGRNPEEIFIFFQQLMVKVNQRFGILPCYFISLKPSISRWQMADQFRYTNNLIESEIIKLNSHWKFIDIFKKMLNKDGLPNPVLYDHDGLHLNEEGYRLWADTVKEKLG; encoded by the coding sequence ATGTACTGGTACGAAGAAGAAGTAAAACAATTAGAAAGGGCACATCGTTTAGACCGGGAGCATCCGGGGGTTGTTTTTTATGGCAGCTCATCTATCCGGTTATGGAAAAGTCTAGAAGATGATTTTGATTACATGAAAGTAACTAATTTAGGCTTCGGAGGCTCTACATTAGCAGCATGCGTATGGTTTTTTGAGCGGATTATGATAGACTACAGGCCGAAGGCACTTGTGGTATATGCAGGCGATAATGACCTTGGTGATGGCAGAAACCCAGAGGAGATCTTTATCTTTTTCCAGCAGTTAATGGTTAAAGTGAATCAGCGGTTTGGCATATTGCCCTGTTATTTTATTTCCTTAAAACCCAGCATTAGCCGTTGGCAAATGGCCGATCAGTTTAGATACACCAATAACCTCATCGAAAGCGAAATTATTAAACTTAATAGCCATTGGAAATTTATCGACATTTTTAAGAAAATGCTCAACAAAGATGGCCTGCCAAACCCTGTACTTTACGATCATGACGGACTTCACCTGAATGAAGAAGGTTATCGTTTATGGGCCGACACTGTTAAAGAGAAATTAGGTTAA
- a CDS encoding PQQ-dependent sugar dehydrogenase encodes MIKFSLSLISFTLVFFGLKNFFSESEIQRVSPPELTIINFAGPDVTPSPACLAVAPTGEVYVGVDMIGSLGKDPGKGHILKLIDKDNDGKMDEHVDFAEVDNPRGIIVQGSQVYVLHTIFSKETKQATGMNLVVFEDKDGDGKADGPEKPLIEHISNAKYIRERGTDHATNGIRMGIDGWIYISVGDFGFHDAVDRSGKKLTMLGGGIMRVRPDGNEMEVYTHGTRNVYDVAIDPYMNVFTRENTNDGGGWNVRFSHHIQSGEYGYPVLFQNFTDEIIPALADLGGGSGTGALFMDEPNWPEQYNHVPMMADWGRSMLYIHRVTADGPTFTQKDEEFIKLPQITDLDVDGSGRLYLSAWDGAGYSGSPNKGYVVRAVPNNWTYKAFPDVKKASIKKLTELLKSNSAVARLTASQELVLRNNKQAIATALNVASDQSLALDVRIAGMYTYAQLTKESGITTLVEFTKDKTLKEFALKALADRKAYIDKVPVEPFLEGLKDSSLRVQAASIIGLNRLGRAEVANVLLQTKVPASFIAPAKGTEGPHATPNAAIILPHLAVRALVELNAVDALLATVKTENSTLALWALRYMHTEKVVNGLIENYKQSTDEKLKQQILVTLGRLYKKEIAYDASWWWGTRPDSHGPYFKAVSWEGSPIIEKFLKEEATKAGAKGKQFYVDLNARQRMDIPEFAEEEKVATTEEPKIDLDKIKNKKGQVGKSSIEDVLLAINKLQGDPLKGKNIFNSQGCIACHSLSKSEKMKGPFMGQIGSIMNREQIAESILKPNASISQGFASVMITAKGDRTYIGFITEETAAKVVLRNIAGEVFTIKAGDILSRKEMETSMMPEGLANSLSYEELASLVTFLSEQKK; translated from the coding sequence ATGATTAAATTTTCTTTAAGCTTAATTTCTTTTACGCTAGTTTTTTTTGGATTAAAAAACTTTTTTAGTGAATCAGAGATACAACGCGTATCGCCACCTGAACTAACAATCATCAATTTTGCCGGACCTGATGTTACACCTAGCCCAGCTTGTTTAGCTGTAGCGCCAACCGGAGAGGTATATGTTGGTGTTGATATGATCGGCTCTTTAGGTAAAGATCCTGGTAAAGGGCATATCCTTAAATTAATAGATAAGGATAACGATGGTAAAATGGATGAACATGTAGATTTTGCCGAAGTGGATAATCCCCGGGGTATTATTGTTCAAGGTAGCCAGGTGTATGTATTACATACCATTTTTTCGAAAGAAACAAAACAAGCTACAGGTATGAATTTAGTTGTTTTTGAAGATAAAGATGGTGATGGAAAGGCCGATGGACCTGAAAAACCACTAATTGAGCATATCAGTAATGCCAAATACATTCGCGAACGTGGTACCGATCATGCCACCAATGGCATAAGAATGGGAATTGACGGATGGATTTATATTTCTGTAGGAGATTTTGGATTCCACGACGCGGTAGACCGTTCAGGTAAAAAACTAACCATGTTAGGTGGCGGAATTATGCGCGTTCGTCCTGACGGAAATGAAATGGAAGTCTATACACACGGTACACGTAATGTTTATGATGTTGCCATTGATCCTTACATGAACGTTTTTACGAGGGAAAATACCAATGATGGTGGCGGATGGAATGTTCGTTTCTCGCACCACATACAATCTGGTGAATACGGTTACCCGGTTTTATTTCAGAATTTTACCGACGAAATTATACCTGCACTTGCTGATTTGGGTGGAGGATCGGGTACCGGAGCACTGTTTATGGATGAACCGAACTGGCCTGAACAATATAACCATGTGCCAATGATGGCCGATTGGGGCAGAAGCATGCTTTATATTCACAGAGTAACTGCTGATGGACCAACCTTTACACAGAAAGACGAGGAGTTTATTAAGCTACCTCAAATTACCGACCTTGATGTAGACGGTTCAGGAAGACTATATTTATCAGCCTGGGATGGTGCAGGTTATTCTGGTAGTCCGAATAAAGGCTACGTTGTTAGGGCAGTACCCAATAACTGGACATACAAAGCTTTTCCGGATGTTAAAAAAGCTTCAATTAAAAAACTAACAGAGTTACTTAAATCGAATAGTGCAGTAGCCCGTTTAACTGCTTCGCAGGAATTGGTTTTGCGCAATAATAAACAAGCTATCGCAACGGCTTTAAATGTTGCTTCCGATCAAAGTTTAGCGCTTGATGTGCGTATAGCCGGTATGTATACCTACGCACAGCTCACCAAAGAAAGTGGTATCACAACTTTAGTTGAATTTACCAAAGACAAAACACTTAAGGAATTTGCTTTAAAAGCACTTGCTGATCGCAAAGCTTATATAGACAAAGTACCTGTTGAACCATTTTTAGAAGGTTTAAAAGATTCTTCTCTTCGCGTTCAGGCAGCTTCGATTATTGGTTTAAACCGTTTGGGCAGGGCAGAGGTTGCCAATGTGCTTTTACAAACCAAGGTTCCTGCTTCATTTATAGCACCAGCAAAAGGCACTGAAGGTCCGCATGCTACGCCAAATGCAGCCATTATATTGCCACATCTTGCGGTACGTGCTTTAGTTGAGCTCAATGCCGTTGATGCGCTGCTCGCTACGGTTAAAACGGAAAACTCAACACTTGCACTTTGGGCATTACGCTACATGCATACCGAAAAAGTGGTTAACGGACTAATTGAAAACTACAAACAATCGACAGATGAAAAATTAAAACAGCAGATTCTGGTTACCTTAGGCCGTTTGTATAAAAAAGAAATTGCCTATGATGCTTCCTGGTGGTGGGGTACACGTCCGGATTCACATGGGCCATACTTTAAAGCCGTTTCATGGGAAGGTTCTCCTATTATCGAGAAATTCCTCAAAGAAGAAGCTACAAAAGCCGGAGCAAAAGGAAAACAATTTTATGTTGATTTAAATGCACGCCAAAGGATGGATATCCCTGAATTTGCCGAAGAAGAAAAAGTAGCGACAACCGAAGAACCAAAAATTGATCTGGATAAAATCAAAAACAAAAAAGGTCAGGTAGGTAAATCATCTATAGAAGATGTATTATTAGCTATCAATAAATTACAGGGCGACCCTTTAAAAGGAAAAAATATTTTCAATAGTCAAGGCTGTATTGCCTGCCATAGCTTGAGCAAAAGCGAGAAAATGAAAGGTCCTTTTATGGGACAGATCGGCTCAATCATGAACCGTGAGCAGATTGCAGAATCGATATTAAAACCTAATGCTTCAATTTCTCAGGGATTTGCTTCGGTAATGATTACCGCCAAAGGCGACCGTACGTATATAGGGTTTATTACTGAAGAAACCGCTGCTAAAGTGGTGCTTCGTAACATTGCAGGGGAAGTTTTCACCATTAAAGCAGGCGATATCCTGTCGAGAAAAGAAATGGAAACTTCGATGATGCCGGAAGGTTTGGCTAATTCATTATCATATGAAGAACTGGCTTCTTTAGTTACCTTTTTATCAGAACAGAAAAAATAA
- the pgl gene encoding 6-phosphogluconolactonase: MNLLIYKTLEELNQDLADYVIKIAEMSIEENDRFNFVLTGGSSPKALYHFLATEGQHRIDWEKVYFFFGDERNVPANDDNYNGLMAKKTILDPLGIKEDHIFYVNTTLAPEKAAIEYKKAIDKHFNGEDIVFDLILLGMGDDAHTASIFPHTTLVKDEEVNVAAVYVEKLDTYRISFTAPLINKADNVAFLVFGENKAEALKHVIGDTEKNVDLYPSQLIDPIDGKLTWFTDEAATKLLED, translated from the coding sequence ATGAATCTACTCATATACAAAACATTAGAAGAACTAAACCAGGATCTGGCAGATTATGTAATCAAGATTGCAGAAATGTCAATCGAAGAAAATGACCGTTTCAATTTCGTACTTACTGGCGGTAGTTCTCCTAAAGCACTTTACCATTTTCTTGCTACTGAAGGGCAACACAGAATTGATTGGGAAAAAGTCTACTTCTTTTTTGGCGATGAGCGTAATGTTCCTGCCAACGATGATAATTATAACGGATTAATGGCCAAGAAAACCATTTTAGATCCGCTAGGTATTAAAGAAGATCATATCTTTTACGTGAATACTACTTTAGCGCCAGAAAAAGCAGCTATCGAATATAAAAAAGCAATCGACAAACATTTTAATGGTGAAGACATTGTTTTCGATTTAATCCTTTTAGGCATGGGCGATGATGCACACACCGCTTCAATTTTTCCACATACTACTTTGGTTAAAGATGAGGAAGTAAACGTAGCAGCTGTATACGTAGAAAAATTAGATACCTATCGCATCAGCTTTACCGCACCATTAATTAATAAAGCAGATAATGTTGCTTTCCTGGTATTTGGAGAGAATAAAGCCGAAGCACTGAAACATGTTATTGGCGATACGGAAAAAAATGTTGATTTATATCCTTCGCAATTAATCGATCCTATTGATGGGAAGTTAACCTGGTTTACCGACGAGGCTGCAACAAAATTATTAGAAGATTAA
- the epsC gene encoding serine O-acetyltransferase EpsC has translation MDNHFFEQIFKKPLEQHNIPPNEVISKWAEKLIQLLFPENAAKAFSTVEEVKEQVSTLELELYDIISASCKLRNSECKNAAGQFFAELSSLYRVLNTDILAIYEGDPAAQSRFEVIRTYPGFYAICFYRIAHMLYNFGIPLVPRILTEYAHSKTGIDIHPAASIGEYFHIDHGTGIVIGETSTIGRYVKLYQGVTLGALSVKKTLAGSKRHPTVEDRVVIYSGATILGGETVIGHDSIIGGNVWLTESIPAFSTAYHSPIITIRNHKETN, from the coding sequence ATGGATAACCATTTTTTTGAACAAATTTTTAAAAAACCACTTGAGCAGCACAATATACCGCCGAATGAAGTAATATCGAAATGGGCCGAAAAATTGATCCAGCTACTTTTTCCAGAAAATGCGGCTAAAGCCTTTTCAACGGTTGAGGAAGTGAAAGAGCAGGTTTCTACTTTAGAACTCGAACTTTATGATATTATTTCGGCAAGTTGTAAATTAAGGAACAGCGAGTGTAAAAATGCAGCGGGTCAGTTTTTTGCAGAACTGTCATCGCTTTACCGTGTATTGAATACCGATATCCTGGCCATTTATGAAGGCGATCCGGCGGCACAAAGCAGGTTTGAGGTAATCAGAACTTATCCGGGGTTTTATGCCATCTGTTTCTACAGAATTGCCCATATGCTTTATAATTTCGGTATACCACTTGTTCCGAGGATACTGACTGAATACGCCCATTCTAAAACAGGCATTGATATCCATCCGGCAGCCAGTATTGGCGAGTACTTCCATATTGACCATGGAACGGGGATTGTTATCGGAGAAACCAGTACAATAGGCCGTTATGTCAAGCTTTATCAAGGGGTAACACTTGGTGCTTTGAGTGTTAAAAAAACATTGGCGGGCAGCAAACGCCATCCTACAGTAGAAGATAGGGTAGTTATCTATTCAGGTGCGACCATACTTGGTGGTGAAACCGTTATCGGGCATGATAGTATTATCGGGGGGAACGTATGGCTTACCGAAAGTATCCCTGCTTTTTCTACCGCTTATCATTCTCCAATAATTACCATTAGAAACCATAAAGAAACCAATTAA
- the cysM gene encoding cysteine synthase CysM → MAGIIDLIGNTPMAELQKLNINPAVRVFAKLEGNNPGGSVKDRASLNMIRSAIERGDVAPGTKLVEATSGNTGIALAMIASLYNLEIELVMPANSTRERKVTMEAFGAKVTLLESIEACRDYAEEKGVSKGYFLLNQFANPDNYLAHYKTTGPEIWRDTEGQITHFVSSMGTTGTIMGCSRFFKEKNNDIQIVGCQPTEGSSIPGIRRWPKEYLPKIFEPERVDRVMDIAQEEATMMSRRMAKEEGLFAGMSSGGACAAALKLAGELDQGTIVFIACDRGDRYLSSDLFG, encoded by the coding sequence ATGGCAGGAATCATCGATCTGATCGGAAATACTCCAATGGCCGAACTTCAAAAGTTGAATATTAACCCGGCTGTACGGGTATTTGCCAAATTAGAAGGAAATAATCCAGGCGGTAGTGTTAAAGACAGGGCGTCGCTCAATATGATCAGAAGTGCAATAGAACGTGGTGATGTAGCCCCTGGAACTAAACTGGTGGAGGCCACAAGTGGTAACACCGGTATTGCATTGGCCATGATTGCAAGTTTATATAACTTAGAAATTGAACTGGTGATGCCGGCAAATTCTACACGCGAACGTAAGGTAACTATGGAAGCTTTTGGTGCAAAGGTAACGTTGTTAGAAAGTATAGAAGCATGCAGGGATTATGCGGAAGAAAAAGGCGTTTCAAAAGGGTATTTTTTATTAAATCAATTTGCAAATCCAGATAATTACCTGGCGCATTATAAAACAACCGGACCAGAAATATGGAGAGATACCGAAGGGCAGATCACGCATTTTGTAAGTTCTATGGGAACAACAGGGACCATTATGGGCTGTTCAAGATTTTTTAAGGAAAAAAATAATGATATTCAGATTGTAGGCTGCCAACCTACTGAAGGATCTTCCATTCCAGGGATTAGAAGATGGCCAAAAGAATACCTTCCAAAAATATTTGAACCGGAACGTGTTGACCGTGTGATGGACATTGCACAAGAAGAAGCTACAATGATGTCGAGGAGGATGGCTAAAGAAGAAGGTTTATTTGCGGGCATGAGTTCGGGCGGTGCCTGTGCAGCAGCTTTGAAGCTTGCTGGCGAACTAGATCAGGGAACCATCGTTTTTATTGCCTGCGATCGGGGAGACCGCTACCTGAGCAGCGATCTTTTTGGTTGA